The genomic region GGGTCTGCCCCAAGGTCTCTGACTACATTGACATGACTGATACAATTCCCGAATGCATTTCATCAGTAGCTCTACTTTCAGGTTCTCCCAGACTGCTGTGATTCTCACCCCATTAAAGAGATTATCTTTAGTTCCACCACCTGCACACTATTAATgttccaaaatatattttttaaaatatgttccaaaatatatatttaataaatattttaataatttaacatttattttagtttcagTAGTAAAGGTCTGAAGCAGTAACAatccataaaaaataaaataaaaacaaaaatgcaataatgttgcgcttatatatacacacatgaaaTCTATGCATGGAATCATCACTTTATTCCTTTAattagaataaataattgtatttcctACAGCAGAACCATTTACTGTTCTTTCTCCTTTGACTTGGATTTTCTTTGGGATGCCATGTCTTTGAGTTTAGAGTCTAGTTTGCGTTGCAAGTATGCTTTTTTGTTTGGATCCATGGACTTGTCTTTTTGCCCGCTTCCAGCGTACAGCACTCCCTCTTTGCTTATTCTCATGCGAGCCTGCACCTTTGCTTTGTCTCCACATCCATGGACCTACAAAGCAATATACTGATTTAGCAGCATCACAACATTAGtaaaaatgaagatgaatgCAATGCAATGAATAAGTGAAAACTAGTTGAAATCAGTAATCATGCTCTGAAGAATATGGGATCTACTCTGCAGtagattgtatttattattagtaatgttAGCACTTTGGATGAAGTATATTATTACTGTGAAAGTTGTCATTAAAGCATGTGCTACCTCAGGTATGTGGTGACTCAGGCAGTACTGTCTGTTACAGTAGACACACAGCTGTCCCAGTGTGAGCACACTGGCTTTACACTTTGtgaaaccacacacactttctgcttTCACCACAGCATCAATGAGTGCCTCGAAATCATCATCAGCTTTAGCAGCTGCCGCAATGTCCACAGCCCCTGCTTTCATTTTCCCCTTTCCTAGGAAAGAGATTCATAATGACATGAAACTGATGCTGAATATACAAATTCCAGcactcctatatatatatatatatatatatatatatatatatagccttaCAAAAGTCTTCACCACTGCCACACTTTCAGactgtaacagtacacaaagtGTCTATACACCTGGGGTTATATATCATTATTCTACACAAAATATCCCAGAATACTGATATGGGATGTGAAACCATCTGACATCCCATATTTAGGTGTATGATCTCTACTATAAAATAATGTCTGACATGATTTCAACATAAATTTCAATTTTCCGTCTCAATACGTTCCGTAATAATGCTAAAACGTCACACTACACAGACAACATAAAGAAAAGCAATGGGCTGCATACACAAGTCTGGGCTTGAAAAATCTCAAAGCATCAAGTTTTAACTATTCTGATTCTGTTTtagtcatttaaaaataattaatttcattatataAAAAGTGCACAACAAATAATATtgctgtgtgtttattttgtgtataataTTTAGATGGGTTCATCTAGAGTCACTGCAATATTATACACATAGCAAACACACAGCAATATTATTTGTAAAGCATGTGCTACCTCAGGTATGTGGTGACTCAGGCAGTACTGTCTGTTACAGTAGACACACAGCTGTCAGGATGTCAGGACACAGCTGTGATTGGGTCAGGAGTGTTAAAAAATGGGCAAAGTAGCAACCAGACTAACATTAAGGATAGCTTTTTGGACTTCGAGAAATCCACATCTATTCATATTACAACCACAGCCTGAACTGTTGAGTccaaaatttaattattttgttttgaaaaaagtgCTGTTTGTCACCCTAAAGAAGCATGGGTATGAGGATGCTTATCATCAGCAGAGTCTAAGAAATTAGTCAGGGTTGAAGGTAGGATGGATGAAGCCAATCCTAGATCAATCccataaaaatgttttagtttttaagtGGCTTGAACTAAGGTAGAGGTtcgtcttccaacatgacaatgagctTAAACACACTGCTACAGAAAAAAGGGCAAATCAAAGCCCAGGTCTCCATCTGATTAAGATTCTgcttcatcccaaaggtggtcAATAGgggtgaggtcagagctctataaaagACCTCTCTAAGATCTTCATAgaacatgtttgggtttccTAATCGAAGTaagaggggttttttttgttgaatgctacagcatccaaagacatcctatacaattgtgtgcctctaacagtttggagaggaaCCAAAAACATGTGGTACCAAAacatttttgtccatatggtgtactGTGTAAAATCAAATGATAGTTTATGGTATTAAGTTCATAACACTACAAAATGTGGAAAGTACATATGCCCTGTACCTTTTGTTATACCTTTGTTCTTTTTCATGATTGGGCCTTTGCTGTCTTTATGCTCAGTCTCCATTCTTTTGCTCTGAATTTTCGCCTCTCGTTTTTCTTGCTCCCGGCGCATACGCTCCAAATGCAAGCTTTTTAAATCTAGAGCAGGTTTTAGTGGTTGCGCATTAGAttcattttcttcttgttcctctggagtctgaatttCTGGCCTTGTGGACACCGATTCCTCTTCCACCCCCTCCTCTGGCTCTGCTACTCGTTTGGAAACAGTGATATGGCGCTGTTTTCCTGTTCCCTTGCTAACATGCTTTAGTTCCAGCTCTTCACAGAGTTGGTGAACCAGTAAACGTTCATGTGCATTCAGTGAAGAAGGAAATTGAAGCTCTGCCTCATTTTGGTTGTCCAAAAAGGTAAGCAACTGCTGCCTCATCTCTTCTTTCTTAATTTGAGTCTCAACTTGATCATCCGTTTTTGGTTTTGGGAGCAAATGGGCATCGTCCTTTGATTGACCATTTCCTTTGTTTCTGCTCTCAGAGACTTTTTTGTGCTTGGTCTCACCTCTCTTGCCTTGCTGATTTCTTGCCTTTGTTTTGGCAGAAGATgctttaattttattctgttcGTCTTTAACGTCATGGGGGTAGTTTTCAGGCACAAGGTCGTCTAGGTACTCAAAGGCGGTCCGAACTTCCCCGTGCTCAGACATGTAGTCAACCAAGCTTTTGAGAAAGGCATGATTTCGGACAGTCTGGGAATCGCATACCACTACAAGCTGGCGTCTGGCGCGCGTCACTGCCACATTGATCCTCCTGTCCTCCGCAAGAAATCCAACTTCTCCTGCGGAATCAAAGTAGAACAGCCAAAATTAGGTAATGATCGTTTAGATGCTATGGTTGCTGTTTACTAGTTGTAAATATGCTGCTCACCTTTTCTATTAGATCTAACCAGAGAAAGGAGCACAGCCTCCTTTTCTCTGCCTTGAAAGCCATCAACTGATTTGATCTCCAGGTCAGGGTACTCATTTGAGAGCTTCTGTCTTAGCAAATCTACCTGAAATATAAAAAGTCAAGTTTAGGACAAAACTGTAATGTATTATATACTGATGAAACCTATTTTGCAACTTCTTTTAACAAATCTGTGTTTAATTGAAATGCCTGGAAAGACATCGGCTACCTGTAGGTTATATGGTGCGATGACTGCAATGTCTTTGGCCTGCACTCCAGCCTCAGTTAACGTTTTCACATGAAGTGCCACTATGTCAACCTCACCTGTGGTTTAAAAACAACCaaaattaaatctaaaatgaCACTGTAAATGTTTAGATCACATGTAAAACATGAGGGTGACACGAGGGTGGGTTTGAAATAGTGTGAAGAGTTAATATTGATTGTTACCCTGATTGCCTTTTGACTGCTCATCAGTGTCCTCCATTTCATTTAGACCACAGCCAGCAGTGTCAACTAAAAGCAGTGGCATGCTGGTCTCCTGAACATGAGCTACACCAGCCAGGTCTctgattaataaaataacactAGATTAGGCAACTGCGAAGAGACATCCTGTGTAATCTCAGACAATGATGATACATTTCCCATACCATTATAGCTAGAAAAAACTAATATTCAATCACATACCTCAACAAATGTTTCTCCACTGAAGGGTGTGCAGTCAGTTTCCCTTTGTACATCTGCTCTGATGCCcactgcatgatggcactgttCATACGGTACTGAGTGGTAAGCATTCGAACTACAGAATCTCCGTATTTCTGAATCAGCCGCTCCATTAAACTCACAGACAGACCTTTAGCAGCTGCACTGTTTAACAGTGAGGAGGAAAAAATTTAacttgttaaaatataaaaataaaatagtttcaccaaaaagaaataataataggacaaaagaaaaaaaaaatctttttgatacTCTCCTGTAAATTGCATGGCCTACATTTACATATTATACCTCATAGGCTCCTATAATTGAGTGTATTTCACTTGCCTGTGCATTCAAATGATACTATATTTGATTTAGAGTGActttatatactatactatatttgCAAAAGgaatttcataataaaatatgaaaacatgGATATAGTTTCTTTGCATACTTCTGAGACTTAATTGTGGGTGGCAGCTGCTTGTAGTCTCCAGCCAGGATGCACTTGCGTGCTTTCAGCAGTGCAATCCAACAGCTGCTCTCTAGAGCCTGAGCACATTCATCTATCACCACCAGGTCGAAGTGCTCGCTTGGCAAATACTTCAGTGGACCATCATCACTAGCTCCTGTATGcaaaaaatattacttcagaGCCTAAAAGGAAAAGTAGGACCATATTCTTTATAATTAGCCGTGTCTGGATTAGAGGTTTAGACAGTAGTACAGTACTACCCACCAGTGTTGGTTGCCAGAATAACACTGGCCCTTTTCAGGATTTGGGTGATGGCCATCGCTTCCCTGGACCTTAGTTCCTTCCGGAGCTCCGATATTTCTCGCCTTAAGCTGCTTTTCTGTCCTTTGTCACGCACTTTCTTTATCTGACTCTATGACCGGATAAACAGGTtttaaatacattcataaaCATTCACAACATCTGAATGTAGTCACATTGATGCATTTGGTACTAGAATTGTCTATCAGAaggtttgtttttacatgtttaaacaATGTTAAAAGGTATGCTTACAAAGGCTTTATCCATGTCTTTTCGGACATCTGCAATGATGTTCTTGTTGTCGCTTTGTGCAAGCACGGCATCCAGTGAATGTTTTTGGATCGACTCTAGCAGGCGTGCTGGATGTCCCAACCGCAGGACCTTAGCCTTGCACTTAGCCAGGCGCTCCACCAAATTATCCACCGCCACGTTGGATGGAGCAGAGCACAAAACCTGCAGGGATTTCCATCGCTGGTTATTTAAAGAGTAATTTAACCACTGATTTTCGTTATTTCTACCGTCAATGCAGAGTTGAAAAATGGTCTTTAGCGAGTCTGTGCATGGTATTAGGTAAAAGAGTTAGCGAGAAAGTGAGATTTTCAACATTAAACAACTAGCTaacctgtattattattattattattattaaaaataatacacagtAAAAGCTGGCATGTCACCGAGTAATTTTGTGAGAGAGAATGTTTTGTGAAGAATTGAATTTTAAATAATGGGCTAGATTAGCAAACAGGTGGCTCACCACCTTATCAGTTTGGGCCTCTGGATGGAGGAGTGTTGTAAGACCTGGAGACTTatacaaaaatagaaataatttaaaaaaaaacagatccagGGTCTGTTAGGCCAAATGTACATACTACGTGCCAACATAGAAGATATTGTGATAAAGATACAGGTCCACTAATTACAGTTTGAAACAGTGTAGATAACAAATATGTTGCTGATCTGCATAACCAGAGCAGTATTCATATTACTTTGATGACAATCCAGATTCATGTCCTgatattcatttgtatttaggactgatgtgcttttttctttctttcaataacTAAGTTGATAAATTGTTCAACAAAATGAACATAACATTTTATTGGAAGTCTTCAGAAAAGTTTATTGGAACATATAATTGGAACTTTTAGTAGGTTGTACCTTTTGGCCTTGTTTTACAGCCTGTAGTATAACTTCAACCACGGTCGTGGTTTTCCCCGTCCCCGGTGGTCCGTGTATGATAGCAACATCTTTCTGAGAGAGTGCAAATGATACAGCCTCCTTCTGAGAAGTGTCTAATCCAGTATTGAACCACTCTAAAGCATCTGAGcaaaaatcaaataaagaaatttagtttttacatcatttacataGAGGACATTTTCCCTCTAAACTCTTCTCAGGTCTTCATATACACTTACACCCTGGGATAATGTTCCAGGCTCGGAGTAACCAAAAAGGACACTAATAAGATGGGCAGCAGGACCATTTCTGTACCCGTTCAAACAGTTTAAAGCACTGCAAACAAACAGAATTCAAATCAGAATGAAACAATCAGTGGCTGACAGAAAACCCTgatgaaaccaggaaaaaactTACTGAGTCAATCTTTTATAAGTTACATCATTTGCAAGCTTCATAATATTGTATAGTCCATCACTTTCCAGGTTAAGGCTGTCGTGCTTTTCATCAAATGCAACTGTTATTGATGCCTGTGTCACACGGGTCACCACCCCTGAGCAAAGCTGATTGGGCTGGCTGCATGCTTCTGATTCATAAAGACCCACAATGTCacctgaaacaaacacaaacaaatcagtTATGCTAGCCATACAACATTATTAGCTACTGTACCATTCAGCATTCAGTTGGATTACAggattaaatgcaataaattagAAATctttttgactttgaaatgctGAATTAGCATCAAGTCATATCTATATTTTCACAGTCATTCCACTGACATTATTATCATGATTTTGTGCTATGTTGACTGACAATGATATATAATGTGCCTCCAAACATGTCTCAACATCAGCTTTGATATTTGGCATAACGTTTTTAAACTTGCCGATACATAGACTGATGTTTAGGTTCCAAATGTATGTCAGTATCAGGCATCTACTGATATCTAGTGCTCATCTTGCACTTCAGGGTAAACACTTTGCTACTTGTCCTGCCTTCAACTAGCGATCTGGTTTAATTTTAACCTACCAGCCCCTTGCCGTTTAGCAGTTGAGTGTTGAGCTGATCAATGGGGAACTATAAAAGCAGTGTTGGGACCAAATCAATATTTTTAGGTGAGAAGTGAGTCTTAATTGTTGAATTCAAGTCCAGCATCAAGTTACAAGTCCTTAACCTTAGAGTT from Silurus meridionalis isolate SWU-2019-XX chromosome 13, ASM1480568v1, whole genome shotgun sequence harbors:
- the ighmbp2 gene encoding DNA-binding protein SMUBP-2; this translates as MEVESFVSRTLELLQEERGAEIEETRAWQENLSLKNLQQKGVCLLKLQIGSQRTGMHGRLLVSFEPRKSVGPSVLPSHGFGPGDIVGLYESEACSQPNQLCSGVVTRVTQASITVAFDEKHDSLNLESDGLYNIMKLANDVTYKRLTHALNCLNGYRNGPAAHLISVLFGYSEPGTLSQGVNALEWFNTGLDTSQKEAVSFALSQKDVAIIHGPPGTGKTTTVVEVILQAVKQGQKVLCSAPSNVAVDNLVERLAKCKAKVLRLGHPARLLESIQKHSLDAVLAQSDNKNIIADVRKDMDKAFSQIKKVRDKGQKSSLRREISELRKELRSREAMAITQILKRASVILATNTGASDDGPLKYLPSEHFDLVVIDECAQALESSCWIALLKARKCILAGDYKQLPPTIKSQNAAAKGLSVSLMERLIQKYGDSVVRMLTTQYRMNSAIMQWASEQMYKGKLTAHPSVEKHLLRDLAGVAHVQETSMPLLLVDTAGCGLNEMEDTDEQSKGNQGEVDIVALHVKTLTEAGVQAKDIAVIAPYNLQVDLLRQKLSNEYPDLEIKSVDGFQGREKEAVLLSLVRSNRKGEVGFLAEDRRINVAVTRARRQLVVVCDSQTVRNHAFLKSLVDYMSEHGEVRTAFEYLDDLVPENYPHDVKDEQNKIKASSAKTKARNQQGKRGETKHKKVSESRNKGNGQSKDDAHLLPKPKTDDQVETQIKKEEMRQQLLTFLDNQNEAELQFPSSLNAHERLLVHQLCEELELKHVSKGTGKQRHITVSKRVAEPEEGVEEESVSTRPEIQTPEEQEENESNAQPLKPALDLKSLHLERMRREQEKREAKIQSKRMETEHKDSKGPIMKKNKGKGKMKAGAVDIAAAAKADDDFEALIDAVVKAESVCGFTKCKASVLTLGQLCVYCNRQYCLSHHIPEVHGCGDKAKVQARMRISKEGVLYAGSGQKDKSMDPNKKAYLQRKLDSKLKDMASQRKSKSKEKEQ